A window from Roseburia sp. 499 encodes these proteins:
- a CDS encoding DUF1934 domain-containing protein: protein MTKDVLLRISGLQFAAQGEEEAEPVEVITAGDYYKKNGKHYILYDEVMEGFEGSTRNIIKITDDYLDITKKGVSNVHMIFEKNKKNVSYYYTPFGSILIGIDAKSVDINETDENIDVKVKYNLEVNYEHLADCSITMNIKSKEAKDFSLS from the coding sequence ATGACAAAAGATGTATTATTAAGAATTAGTGGATTGCAGTTTGCAGCCCAGGGTGAAGAGGAAGCGGAACCGGTAGAGGTAATTACTGCCGGAGACTATTACAAGAAGAATGGAAAGCATTATATCTTGTATGATGAGGTAATGGAGGGCTTTGAAGGAAGCACCCGTAATATAATCAAGATTACAGATGACTATTTGGATATTACCAAAAAGGGTGTTTCTAATGTTCATATGATATTTGAAAAAAATAAGAAGAATGTTTCTTATTATTATACGCCATTTGGAAGTATTCTCATTGGCATTGATGCAAAAAGCGTAGATATCAATGAAACCGATGAAAATATAGATGTTAAGGTAAAATATAATCTGGAAGTGAATTATGAGCATCTTGCAGACTGCTCTATTACCATGAATATTAAGTCAAAAGAGGCGAAAGATTTTTCACTATCATAG
- the secD gene encoding protein translocase subunit SecD, translating to MKKSRAMGILVLILAILAGMTWYAGTIISTVGVGENRNIKLGLDLAGGVSITYEAVEEKPSAEDMKDTVYKLQKRVEKYSTEASVYQEGSNRISIEIPGVSDANTILEEMGKPGSLEFQTSAGETILDGNDIKDAQPETYTDEQGRRQNVVSLTLTEEGTKKFAEATEANLGKQIPIVYDGETISSPNVQSVISDGNAQITGMESYEAADELASTIRIGSLSLELEELNSKVVGAQLGTSAMSSSLLAAAIGLAVVILFMIVMYRIQGFASGIALILYSALMVWALWIFDITLTLPGIAGIILSIGMAVDANVIIFARIQEEIAAGKAVGTAMKIGYDKALSAIVDGNVTTLIAAVVLGLRGSGPVKGFAYTLGIGIVLSMFTALVVTRWLMKCFYALGAKSEKLYGKKPERKTINFLGKRAVFFTVSIALIAAGFIGMGVHNANGNKVLNFSLDFVGGTSTTAEFSKEYSIAEIDKEIVPVIENLTGDKNVQTQKIKESNQIVIKTRSLNLEEREALNDTLAEKFGVDKETITSENISSTISSEMKSDAVWAVAIATICMLIYIWFRFKDIRFAGSAVLALVHDVLVVLAFYAVARVSVGNTFIACMLTIVGYSVNATIVIFDRIRENLPVLRDQNEENLLEVANKSITQTLSRSINTSLTTFVMVALLFVLGVNSVKEFALPLMVGIICGTYSSICITGALWYTFRVKFKKKEK from the coding sequence ATGAAGAAAAGCAGAGCTATGGGGATTCTGGTTCTGATTCTGGCAATTTTGGCAGGTATGACTTGGTATGCCGGAACCATTATCTCGACTGTCGGTGTTGGAGAAAATCGTAACATCAAATTAGGCCTTGATTTAGCAGGTGGTGTCAGCATTACCTACGAGGCAGTAGAAGAAAAACCATCCGCCGAAGACATGAAAGACACTGTTTATAAGTTGCAAAAACGTGTGGAAAAGTATAGCACGGAGGCAAGTGTATATCAGGAAGGTTCCAATCGTATCAGTATTGAGATACCGGGAGTTTCTGATGCCAATACCATTTTAGAGGAAATGGGAAAACCGGGTTCCTTAGAATTTCAGACATCTGCCGGGGAAACAATCTTAGACGGAAACGATATTAAGGATGCTCAGCCGGAGACTTACACAGACGAGCAGGGAAGAAGACAGAATGTAGTATCCCTGACTCTGACGGAAGAAGGAACGAAAAAGTTTGCGGAAGCGACAGAAGCAAATCTGGGAAAACAGATTCCGATTGTATATGATGGTGAAACTATTAGTAGTCCAAACGTACAGTCAGTAATTTCTGATGGAAATGCACAGATTACCGGAATGGAGAGCTATGAAGCAGCTGATGAATTGGCTTCTACCATTCGTATTGGTTCCCTTTCCTTGGAACTTGAAGAATTGAACTCAAAAGTTGTAGGTGCACAGCTTGGAACTTCTGCAATGTCCAGTAGTTTATTGGCAGCAGCCATTGGTCTGGCAGTAGTGATTTTGTTTATGATTGTAATGTATCGTATACAGGGATTTGCATCCGGTATTGCATTGATTTTATATTCTGCATTGATGGTATGGGCATTATGGATTTTCGACATTACTCTGACCTTACCTGGTATTGCAGGTATTATTCTTTCCATTGGTATGGCAGTTGATGCAAATGTTATTATCTTTGCCAGAATACAGGAAGAAATTGCAGCCGGAAAAGCTGTAGGTACAGCGATGAAGATTGGTTATGACAAGGCATTGTCAGCTATTGTAGATGGTAATGTTACGACTTTAATTGCAGCAGTAGTATTAGGACTGAGAGGTTCCGGTCCTGTGAAGGGATTTGCTTATACCTTAGGAATTGGTATTGTATTATCCATGTTTACTGCATTGGTAGTAACCAGATGGCTGATGAAATGCTTCTATGCACTAGGTGCGAAAAGTGAAAAACTTTATGGTAAGAAGCCGGAAAGAAAAACCATCAATTTTCTTGGAAAACGAGCAGTTTTCTTTACAGTATCAATTGCATTGATAGCAGCCGGATTTATTGGAATGGGTGTGCATAATGCAAATGGAAACAAGGTATTAAATTTCAGTCTTGATTTTGTAGGTGGAACTTCTACAACAGCAGAGTTCTCAAAAGAATATTCTATTGCAGAGATTGATAAGGAAATTGTTCCGGTAATTGAAAACCTGACCGGAGATAAAAACGTTCAGACTCAGAAGATTAAGGAGTCTAACCAGATTGTAATTAAGACACGTTCTTTGAATTTAGAAGAACGTGAAGCATTAAATGATACATTAGCAGAAAAGTTTGGGGTAGATAAAGAAACCATTACTTCTGAAAATATCAGTTCAACTATCAGCTCCGAAATGAAGTCTGATGCAGTCTGGGCAGTAGCAATCGCAACTATCTGTATGTTGATATATATATGGTTCCGGTTTAAAGATATTCGCTTTGCAGGAAGTGCAGTATTGGCACTGGTACATGACGTATTAGTAGTGCTTGCCTTCTATGCAGTTGCAAGAGTTTCTGTTGGAAATACTTTTATAGCATGTATGCTGACGATTGTAGGTTACTCTGTTAATGCAACAATTGTTATCTTTGACCGTATTCGTGAGAACTTGCCGGTTTTACGCGACCAGAATGAAGAGAACTTATTGGAAGTGGCGAACAAAAGTATTACACAGACATTGTCCAGAAGTATTAATACCTCTCTGACAACCTTTGTCATGGTTGCGCTTCTGTTTGTTTTAGGAGTAAATTCTGTGAAAGAATTTGCATTACCTCTGATGGTTGGTATCATCTGCGGTACTTATTCTTCTATATGTATTACGGGAGCGTTATGGTATACCTTCCGAGTAAAGTTTAAGAAAAAAGAAAAATAA
- the scfB gene encoding thioether cross-link-forming SCIFF peptide maturase — protein sequence MVHQYKNNGYNIVLDVNSGAVHVVDDVMYDVIPMFEEHKKEEIVHSLKGKYKEADIEEAWEEVKELAEDDQLFTKDEYEGYIDQFKTRPTVVKALCLHIAHDCNLACRYCFAEEGEYHGRRELMTFEVGKAALDFLIANSGNRRNLEVDFFGGEPLMNFDVVKQLVAYGREQEKIHNKNFRFTLTTNGVLLNDDIMEFANKEMGNVVLSIDGRKEVHDYMRPFRKGAGSYDLIVPKFQKFAESRNQDKYYVRGTFTHNNLDFSKDVLHLADLGFKQISVEPVVAQPTEDYALKEEDLPQLFEEYDKLAVEMIKRHKEGKDFNFFHFMIDLEGGPCVAKRLSGCGSGTEYLAVTPWGDFYPCHQFVGNEKFLMGNVYDGIKNTELQSEFKCCNVYAKEKCKNCFARFYCSGGCAANSYNFHGSITDAYDIGCELEKKRVECAIMIKAALADEA from the coding sequence ATGGTTCACCAGTATAAGAACAATGGATACAATATTGTGCTGGATGTAAACAGTGGGGCGGTACATGTTGTAGATGATGTGATGTATGATGTTATTCCGATGTTTGAAGAGCATAAAAAGGAAGAGATTGTACATAGTTTAAAGGGAAAGTATAAGGAAGCTGATATTGAGGAAGCTTGGGAAGAAGTCAAAGAATTAGCTGAGGATGATCAGTTATTTACAAAGGATGAATATGAAGGCTATATTGACCAGTTTAAGACCAGACCTACCGTAGTAAAGGCATTGTGTCTGCATATTGCCCATGATTGTAATCTTGCCTGTCGCTATTGCTTTGCGGAAGAAGGAGAGTATCATGGTAGAAGAGAACTGATGACTTTCGAAGTTGGTAAGGCAGCATTGGATTTTTTAATTGCTAATTCCGGGAATCGTCGGAATCTGGAGGTAGACTTTTTCGGTGGAGAACCACTGATGAACTTCGATGTGGTAAAACAGTTGGTAGCATACGGAAGAGAGCAGGAGAAAATTCATAATAAGAACTTCCGATTCACGCTGACAACCAATGGCGTATTATTGAATGATGACATCATGGAGTTTGCCAATAAAGAGATGGGCAATGTGGTATTGAGCATTGATGGAAGAAAAGAAGTTCATGATTATATGCGTCCATTCCGTAAAGGGGCCGGAAGCTATGACTTAATTGTGCCTAAGTTCCAGAAGTTTGCAGAGAGCAGAAATCAGGATAAGTATTATGTAAGAGGAACTTTTACACACAATAATCTGGACTTTTCAAAGGATGTATTGCATTTGGCTGATTTGGGATTTAAACAGATTTCCGTAGAGCCGGTAGTGGCACAACCTACAGAAGACTATGCATTAAAAGAAGAAGATTTACCACAGCTTTTCGAGGAATATGATAAGCTGGCAGTGGAAATGATAAAAAGACATAAAGAAGGAAAAGATTTCAACTTTTTCCATTTTATGATAGATTTAGAAGGTGGTCCATGTGTGGCAAAGAGATTGTCCGGATGCGGTTCAGGAACGGAGTATCTTGCAGTAACACCATGGGGAGATTTTTATCCTTGCCACCAGTTTGTAGGAAATGAAAAGTTTCTGATGGGAAATGTATACGATGGCATTAAGAACACGGAATTGCAGAGTGAATTTAAGTGTTGCAACGTATATGCGAAGGAAAAGTGTAAAAACTGTTTTGCAAGATTTTATTGCAGTGGCGGTTGTGCTGCGAATTCCTATAATTTCCATGGAAGCATTACAGATGCTTACGATATTGGATGTGAGCTTGAGAAGAAACGTGTAGAATGTGCTATTATGATAAAAGCTGCATTGGCAGATGAAGCATAA
- a CDS encoding Ger(x)C family spore germination protein, whose product MRKRIAAFSMAVSISMLCGCDSVELEQRSFPLAMGIDVQTEQPEEKLVVSFDFPDLKQISEKSKTSDTPMEFSLEGKDLYHVEKSYENNTNRILDYNHLKNIILSEENFNDMRLLRQLLESWEDRPGVAGNTSLLLSEGKAAEILSLTEETEGSVGKYLEEMLESQKDFKSDKIATIGDLMDQWHNQDELILIPVLTEQGERPVISKYGVISNFQYVGDISVEEAMEVFLSQNLLKNFQYECEDGTIVEITDICVEKQITEEEGIPVVTVSVDGKGSICQSNQTDKRQQYQLEQQLEKQLEFELTETAGKLQKEMGIDMTNSYVALGGHNRNLYETYRNMPETYGKAVQQVFQTDITILNFQ is encoded by the coding sequence GTGCGAAAACGTATAGCAGCGTTTAGTATGGCAGTAAGCATTAGTATGCTGTGTGGTTGTGATTCTGTAGAGCTGGAGCAACGCAGTTTCCCACTAGCAATGGGGATTGATGTGCAAACTGAGCAGCCGGAAGAAAAGTTGGTGGTGAGCTTTGATTTTCCGGATTTAAAACAAATTTCTGAAAAAAGTAAAACTTCCGATACTCCTATGGAATTTTCTCTTGAGGGAAAAGACCTGTATCATGTAGAAAAGTCTTATGAAAATAATACCAATCGTATTTTGGATTATAATCATTTGAAAAATATCATTCTCAGTGAGGAAAATTTTAACGATATGCGTCTGTTGCGTCAACTTTTGGAAAGTTGGGAGGATCGGCCTGGTGTGGCAGGAAATACCAGTCTGCTTTTGTCAGAAGGAAAGGCTGCAGAGATTTTGTCTCTAACGGAGGAAACAGAAGGGTCTGTAGGAAAATATCTGGAGGAAATGTTAGAAAGCCAGAAGGATTTTAAGTCAGATAAAATTGCTACGATAGGAGACTTGATGGATCAATGGCATAATCAAGATGAACTGATTTTAATACCGGTATTGACAGAACAGGGAGAGCGCCCGGTCATCTCGAAATATGGAGTGATTTCTAATTTTCAGTATGTGGGAGATATTTCGGTGGAAGAGGCAATGGAGGTCTTTTTAAGCCAGAATCTGCTTAAGAACTTTCAATATGAGTGCGAGGATGGAACCATTGTGGAAATTACGGATATTTGTGTGGAAAAACAGATTACAGAAGAAGAGGGAATACCGGTGGTGACAGTGTCTGTTGATGGAAAAGGAAGTATCTGTCAGTCCAACCAGACAGATAAACGGCAGCAATATCAACTGGAACAGCAATTAGAGAAACAACTGGAATTTGAACTTACTGAAACAGCAGGAAAGCTTCAGAAGGAAATGGGTATCGATATGACAAATAGTTATGTTGCTCTTGGAGGACATAATAGAAATTTATATGAAACATATCGGAACATGCCGGAAACTTATGGAAAGGCAGTACAACAGGTATTTCAAACAGATATTACAATTTTAAATTTTCAATAA
- the spoIIR gene encoding stage II sporulation protein R → MKKLHRAGKRILVLAAMIVVAVTGYQRYQQREMAEEIAGKIIRFHILANSDSEEDQQLKLKVRDAIGSFMQPKLVEVTEIEESRQIVMENLSAIEEQAEKVISEEGYTYTVSARLANTDFPEKTYGPYTFQAGNYEALEVTIGNGEGHNWWCVMYPNLCFFNSTYEVVDEEAEKSLERVLTPEEYKSLMEDKNYQVKFAIADLWKDVKEAVAISH, encoded by the coding sequence GTGAAAAAATTACATAGAGCAGGAAAAAGAATTCTGGTGCTGGCAGCAATGATAGTGGTAGCGGTGACAGGGTATCAGCGGTATCAGCAACGTGAAATGGCAGAGGAAATTGCAGGAAAAATTATACGTTTTCATATACTTGCTAACAGTGATTCGGAAGAAGACCAGCAATTAAAGCTGAAGGTAAGGGATGCAATTGGAAGTTTTATGCAGCCAAAGCTTGTCGAAGTAACAGAGATTGAAGAAAGTCGTCAAATTGTGATGGAGAATCTTTCTGCTATTGAAGAACAGGCGGAAAAAGTGATATCAGAGGAAGGATATACATATACTGTATCTGCAAGACTTGCTAACACGGATTTTCCCGAAAAGACGTATGGACCTTATACCTTTCAGGCAGGAAATTACGAGGCTCTCGAGGTAACCATTGGAAACGGCGAGGGGCATAACTGGTGGTGTGTCATGTACCCTAATTTGTGTTTTTTTAACAGCACTTATGAAGTGGTGGATGAGGAAGCTGAGAAGTCCTTAGAACGTGTGTTGACCCCAGAGGAATATAAGAGTCTTATGGAGGATAAAAACTACCAAGTGAAATTTGCTATTGCAGATTTATGGAAAGATGTGAAGGAAGCAGTTGCAATTTCTCATTAA
- the murI gene encoding glutamate racemase: MIQSVEDKKYAPIGVFDSGVGGLTVAREIMRQLPEERIIYFGDTARVPYGSKSKETITLYSRQIIRFLESKGVKAIVVACNTASAFALETIRPEMKIPIIGVVKPGAKVAAETTITGRIGVIGTEGTIGSQIYTKTIKEHNPDATVLGKACPLFVPLVEEGWLKDPVTIEVAKRYLEFFQKSDIDTLILGCTHYPLLRSTIRGIMGEKVNLVNPAYETAQGLKRLLAEHRLTNDGADTRDVPMYQFYVSDAAEKFKNFANSILPCEIEEARLIHIEE; encoded by the coding sequence ATGATACAATCAGTTGAAGATAAAAAATATGCCCCAATCGGGGTGTTTGATTCCGGCGTAGGCGGGCTTACCGTAGCAAGAGAAATTATGCGCCAGTTGCCGGAAGAACGTATTATTTATTTTGGTGATACGGCAAGAGTGCCTTATGGTAGTAAATCAAAAGAGACGATTACCCTTTATTCCAGACAGATTATTCGTTTTCTGGAGTCAAAGGGGGTCAAGGCAATTGTGGTAGCTTGTAATACAGCAAGTGCTTTTGCACTAGAAACTATTCGTCCGGAGATGAAGATTCCAATCATTGGAGTGGTAAAGCCCGGGGCGAAGGTTGCAGCAGAGACTACCATAACTGGAAGAATTGGAGTAATCGGAACAGAAGGAACCATTGGCAGCCAGATATATACTAAGACTATAAAGGAGCATAATCCGGATGCGACAGTATTAGGAAAGGCGTGTCCGTTGTTTGTGCCGTTAGTAGAAGAAGGATGGCTGAAGGATCCGGTTACCATTGAAGTAGCCAAGCGTTATCTGGAATTTTTCCAGAAGTCAGATATTGATACCTTGATTTTAGGATGTACTCATTATCCGTTATTGCGGTCGACCATACGAGGTATTATGGGAGAAAAGGTGAATTTGGTAAACCCGGCATATGAAACAGCACAGGGATTGAAACGACTTTTGGCAGAACACCGGTTGACAAATGACGGTGCTGATACCAGAGATGTGCCTATGTATCAGTTTTATGTCAGTGATGCAGCAGAGAAGTTTAAAAATTTTGCAAATTCTATTTTACCATGTGAGATAGAAGAAGCACGTTTAATACATATAGAGGAGTAA
- a CDS encoding GerAB/ArcD/ProY family transporter, which translates to MFADNWKISLRQISRLIILDLFGLSSLVLPGILADMTGADGIFCLLLGMCGGLLMLGLIQGNLKFMQESYYEYMKENIGQFLADIFMVFYLMYFIVLAGYVVYQMDVLILSWLLPEGAYWMVELWVLLLAGYGTFRGIEGRARIYEILFWFLGIPLIIMLGFAATSVNTDYWTPIFYSDGKLYMENSFTVWSFLLPLAGILFLKPFAGKTEKLAVCGKRAVITVTLVNVVIYLILIGNFGQNTVQILKRPIITLMSMINLPGGFFPRQDVTMTAVWFFALFALLHTGVFQGTLILKELCHETKTNYSMVAVLVLIFFTGNSFMKNHFMENIFESYQRWIALPGMFGILLLVPIICHVRTYFKKRKGGRKRCENV; encoded by the coding sequence ATGTTTGCAGATAATTGGAAAATTTCGTTACGCCAGATAAGCAGATTGATAATCTTAGATTTATTTGGACTAAGCAGTCTGGTATTACCCGGAATTCTTGCGGATATGACGGGAGCAGACGGTATTTTTTGCCTGCTTCTTGGAATGTGCGGCGGGCTTTTAATGTTGGGACTAATACAAGGAAATTTAAAGTTCATGCAGGAAAGTTATTATGAATACATGAAAGAAAATATAGGACAATTTCTGGCGGATATTTTCATGGTATTCTATCTTATGTATTTCATCGTACTGGCAGGATATGTGGTATATCAAATGGACGTGCTTATCTTATCATGGTTACTGCCGGAGGGGGCTTACTGGATGGTAGAACTTTGGGTGTTGTTATTGGCAGGCTATGGAACCTTTCGAGGAATTGAAGGACGGGCAAGAATTTATGAGATTCTGTTCTGGTTTCTGGGAATCCCCTTGATTATTATGCTTGGATTTGCAGCGACTTCTGTAAATACAGATTATTGGACACCAATTTTCTACTCAGATGGAAAACTTTATATGGAAAATAGTTTTACTGTGTGGAGTTTTCTGTTGCCTTTGGCAGGAATCTTGTTCTTAAAACCATTCGCAGGAAAAACGGAAAAATTGGCAGTGTGCGGAAAACGGGCAGTGATTACCGTAACGTTGGTAAATGTAGTAATTTATTTGATTTTGATAGGGAATTTTGGACAGAATACCGTGCAGATATTAAAACGTCCCATAATTACCTTAATGAGTATGATAAATTTGCCGGGAGGTTTTTTCCCAAGACAAGATGTGACCATGACAGCAGTTTGGTTCTTTGCGCTGTTTGCTTTGCTCCATACGGGAGTATTTCAGGGAACGTTGATTCTAAAAGAGTTATGCCACGAAACTAAGACAAATTATAGTATGGTGGCAGTTTTAGTATTGATATTTTTTACCGGAAACAGCTTTATGAAGAATCACTTTATGGAGAATATCTTTGAATCATATCAGCGGTGGATTGCATTACCGGGAATGTTTGGAATTTTGCTGTTGGTGCCTATTATCTGTCATGTGCGAACATATTTCAAAAAAAGGAAGGGAGGAAGAAAGCGGTGCGAAAACGTATAG
- a CDS encoding GntR family transcriptional regulator — protein sequence MADKLELNMNAYLPLRDVVFNTLREAILKGELKPGERLMELQLASKLGVSRTPIREAIRMLELEGLAVTVPRKGAEVARMTEKDMEDVLQIRKALDELAVGLACDNIQESDLEKLQVALKNFEASTRSHDVKRIAQADVEFHDVIYQAANNPKLVNMLNNLREQMYRYRVEYLKSEESYPTLIQEHEKIFDCLKRKDRDEVIRVMSYHVVNQEMMVKNIIREQE from the coding sequence ATGGCTGATAAATTGGAATTAAACATGAATGCGTATTTGCCCTTGCGTGATGTAGTATTCAATACATTGCGTGAAGCAATTTTAAAGGGAGAATTAAAACCGGGAGAACGACTGATGGAGTTACAGTTAGCTTCTAAGCTTGGTGTCAGCAGAACACCAATCCGTGAAGCAATTCGTATGTTGGAATTGGAAGGGCTTGCAGTAACGGTACCAAGAAAGGGTGCGGAAGTTGCACGAATGACAGAGAAGGATATGGAAGATGTGCTTCAAATTCGTAAGGCATTGGATGAACTTGCGGTAGGTCTTGCGTGTGATAATATTCAGGAGTCTGATTTGGAAAAATTGCAGGTGGCATTGAAGAACTTTGAAGCAAGTACCAGAAGTCATGATGTAAAAAGGATTGCACAGGCAGATGTAGAGTTTCATGATGTGATTTATCAGGCTGCGAATAATCCCAAACTAGTAAACATGCTAAATAATCTGCGGGAACAGATGTATCGTTATCGTGTGGAGTATTTAAAGAGTGAAGAGAGCTATCCAACGCTGATTCAGGAACATGAAAAGATTTTTGATTGTTTGAAGAGAAAAGACAGAGATGAAGTGATACGAGTTATGAGTTATCATGTGGTAAATCAGGAAATGATGGTAAAAAATATTATTCGGGAACAAGAGTAA
- the ispE gene encoding 4-(cytidine 5'-diphospho)-2-C-methyl-D-erythritol kinase, with protein MYEMRLRALAKINLGLDVIRRREDGYHEVKMIMQTIRLYDRITIKKTKNQKIQVKTNLFYLPENENNLVYKAAKLLMDEFQIQQGVQIDLQKFIPVAAGMAGGSSDAAAVLYGMNRMFRLGLSTEELMQRGVKIGADVPYCIMRGTALAEGIGEELTELMPAPECKVLIAKPPISVSTKFVYENLRLDENTKHPDIDLLVQDIERGSLKDMAAHMGNVLESVTIPNYPVIAEIKEQMINDGALNAMMSGSGPTVFGLFEDKEKAEYAYHRMREGNLAKQVYLTEIYNNRR; from the coding sequence ATGTATGAAATGAGACTCAGGGCACTGGCAAAAATAAATCTGGGACTGGATGTTATTCGAAGAAGAGAAGATGGCTATCATGAGGTGAAAATGATTATGCAGACCATCCGGCTCTATGATCGGATTACCATTAAAAAAACGAAAAATCAAAAGATACAGGTGAAGACAAACTTGTTCTATTTGCCGGAAAATGAGAATAATCTGGTATATAAGGCAGCGAAGTTGCTTATGGATGAATTTCAGATACAGCAGGGTGTGCAAATTGATTTGCAGAAGTTTATTCCGGTTGCAGCGGGTATGGCAGGAGGAAGTTCAGATGCAGCGGCTGTATTGTATGGAATGAATCGAATGTTCCGGTTAGGTTTGTCCACAGAAGAATTAATGCAGAGAGGAGTAAAGATTGGTGCAGATGTTCCTTATTGTATTATGAGAGGAACAGCTTTGGCAGAGGGAATAGGAGAGGAATTAACAGAACTTATGCCGGCACCGGAGTGTAAGGTATTAATTGCGAAACCGCCCATTAGTGTATCTACCAAGTTTGTGTACGAGAATTTGAGGTTGGATGAGAATACAAAACATCCGGACATCGATCTTTTGGTACAGGATATTGAAAGGGGAAGTCTTAAGGATATGGCGGCACATATGGGAAATGTGTTGGAAAGTGTTACTATCCCAAATTATCCGGTAATTGCTGAGATTAAGGAACAGATGATAAATGATGGGGCATTAAATGCCATGATGAGTGGAAGCGGTCCTACTGTATTTGGTTTGTTTGAGGACAAGGAAAAAGCAGAATATGCGTATCACCGGATGCGGGAAGGAAATCTTGCAAAACAGGTGTATTTAACGGAAATATACAATAACAGGAGGTAG
- a CDS encoding spore germination protein: MPKKITTRLEENIRNYEELFSDCADIKKRRIKVGQHLKKECYIAYIEVAVSGTDWKESAIGKLLNTLRELPEEELASYVRSNTWDISDSEPFETIEDAAQGMLTGDVIFFLEGYERALKIPDQGYPGRGVYEVESEKVIRGSNEGFSESIKLNTALIRKRLRSPHVKVKESFAGRRTHTNVDLVYMKDLIYPGMLEEIEKRLQEFEIDGTLDSGIIEQLTEKRKYSPFPQFQTTQRPDRAAMAILEGRIVLLSDNSPVALILPATYNTFIQTSDDYYSRWEIASFTRILRYVASFLAMTFPGLYLAMTNFHTQILPTDLLLSLAAARQGVPFPAVVEVLLMELAFELLREAGVRLPGANGNTIGIVGGLIIGQAAVDANIVSPIVVIVVALTALCSFAVPNEEFATAFRILKFAFILVCGYLGFFGFLLGIMAVLIHLSHLESFGIPYLSPFVGADLNGYQDERDTFLRLPLKFLKKRPVYTRNGARTRLKIK; the protein is encoded by the coding sequence ATGCCCAAAAAGATTACCACAAGGCTAGAGGAAAACATTCGAAATTATGAAGAACTGTTCTCGGATTGTGCTGACATTAAGAAAAGACGAATTAAGGTGGGACAGCATTTAAAAAAGGAATGCTATATTGCCTACATTGAAGTGGCGGTCAGTGGTACGGATTGGAAGGAGTCAGCCATTGGAAAGCTGTTAAATACATTACGGGAGCTACCTGAGGAAGAATTAGCCTCTTATGTAAGAAGCAATACATGGGATATATCAGATTCGGAGCCGTTTGAGACTATCGAAGATGCAGCTCAGGGTATGTTGACAGGAGATGTTATTTTCTTTTTAGAGGGTTATGAACGGGCATTGAAGATTCCGGATCAGGGATATCCTGGAAGAGGTGTATATGAAGTAGAGTCAGAAAAAGTAATACGGGGCTCTAATGAGGGATTTTCAGAGTCTATCAAGCTTAATACAGCATTAATCCGAAAGCGTTTGCGCAGTCCTCATGTCAAGGTAAAGGAAAGCTTTGCGGGGAGAAGAACACATACCAATGTGGATTTAGTCTATATGAAGGATTTGATTTATCCGGGAATGTTAGAAGAAATTGAAAAGCGTTTGCAGGAGTTTGAGATAGATGGAACATTGGACAGTGGGATTATTGAACAGTTGACGGAAAAAAGGAAATATTCTCCATTCCCGCAGTTTCAGACCACTCAGAGACCGGATAGGGCAGCTATGGCAATTTTAGAGGGAAGGATTGTGTTGCTTTCGGATAATTCGCCTGTGGCGCTGATACTTCCGGCAACCTACAACACCTTTATTCAGACCAGTGATGATTATTACAGTCGTTGGGAGATTGCTTCTTTTACCAGAATATTGAGATATGTAGCCTCTTTTCTTGCCATGACATTTCCGGGGCTTTATCTTGCTATGACTAATTTCCATACCCAGATTTTGCCCACAGACTTATTGCTTTCCTTAGCAGCAGCAAGGCAGGGAGTACCGTTTCCGGCGGTAGTGGAGGTTCTTTTGATGGAGTTGGCATTTGAATTGCTTCGAGAGGCAGGAGTACGACTTCCGGGAGCCAATGGAAATACCATTGGAATTGTGGGAGGATTGATTATCGGTCAGGCGGCAGTGGATGCAAATATTGTAAGTCCCATTGTAGTAATTGTAGTGGCATTGACTGCCCTTTGTTCCTTTGCTGTACCTAACGAAGAATTTGCTACGGCATTTCGAATCTTGAAGTTTGCATTTATTCTGGTGTGTGGCTATCTTGGTTTCTTCGGATTTTTGCTTGGAATTATGGCAGTACTGATTCATTTGTCTCATTTGGAGAGCTTTGGAATTCCATATTTGTCTCCTTTTGTGGGGGCGGATTTGAACGGATATCAGGATGAACGAGATACTTTTTTACGTCTCCCTCTGAAGTTCTTGAAAAAAAGACCGGTTTATACCAGGAATGGAGCAAGAACCAGACTAAAAATAAAGTAA